In a single window of the Bradyrhizobium erythrophlei genome:
- a CDS encoding ABC transporter permease, which translates to MSRSSKLSRFNVASLGLGLAFLYLPIVILVIYSFNASRLVTVWGGWSLRWYFEFFHDRAMVEAALMSLRVAAASATLATLLGTLAAVALSRGQRFKGRALFSGMLYAPLVMPEVITGLSLLLLFVALDAERGFWTVTIAHTTLTMCFVAVVVQSRLGSLDRSLEEAAMDLGCDPVRAFVAVTLPLIAPAIAAGWMLAFTLSLDDLVIATFTTGPGSETLPIRIYSEVKLGVNPEINAICTLVIGLIAAVIVVASLVSKLTSGRGESAAPL; encoded by the coding sequence ATGAGTCGGTCGAGCAAATTGTCCCGCTTCAATGTCGCCTCGCTCGGACTAGGGCTGGCGTTTCTCTATCTGCCGATCGTGATCCTCGTGATCTATTCGTTCAACGCCTCGCGGCTGGTTACGGTGTGGGGCGGCTGGTCGCTGCGCTGGTACTTTGAATTCTTCCATGACCGCGCCATGGTCGAGGCGGCCCTGATGAGTCTCCGGGTGGCGGCGGCTTCCGCCACGCTGGCGACGCTGCTCGGCACGCTGGCCGCGGTGGCGCTGTCGCGCGGCCAGCGCTTCAAGGGCCGCGCGCTGTTTTCCGGCATGTTGTATGCGCCGCTGGTGATGCCCGAAGTCATCACCGGACTGTCGCTGCTATTGCTGTTCGTGGCGCTGGACGCCGAGCGCGGCTTCTGGACCGTCACCATTGCGCACACCACGCTGACGATGTGCTTCGTGGCCGTGGTGGTGCAATCGCGGCTCGGCTCGCTCGATCGTAGCCTGGAGGAGGCGGCGATGGATCTCGGCTGCGATCCGGTGCGCGCGTTCGTTGCGGTGACGCTGCCGCTGATCGCGCCTGCGATCGCCGCGGGCTGGATGCTGGCGTTCACGCTGTCGCTGGACGATCTCGTGATCGCGACCTTCACCACCGGCCCGGGTTCGGAAACGTTGCCGATCCGGATATATTCGGAAGTCAAGCTCGGCGTGAATCCCGAGATCAACGCCATCTGCACGCTGGTGATCGGATTGATCGCGGCCGTCATCGTCGTCGCCTCGCTGGTTTCGAAGCTGACGAGCGGGCGGGGCGAGAGCGCGGCGCCGCTGTAG